One genomic window of bacterium includes the following:
- a CDS encoding sigma-54-dependent Fis family transcriptional regulator: MSDENPVASRRRSSARPRVLVADDEPRLVRSLRRQVEGGGYEVLEAPDAASVRKQLRRDPEVVLLDLKLGEASGLELISEIRGSCPQAEIVVITGHASVDSVVACMRAGAFDYLEKPFGDQHRVLQTLQRAREFRGLRIRNRELEGELDRRAALEGIIARSQPMKRVVDMIRDLSSNESNVLIQAESGTGKELTARALHSTSPRGDGPFVPVDCGALPEGIIESELFGYERGAFTGAVRASEGLFRSANGGTLFLDEIGELPVSLQARLLRVIQEREVRPLGATESIPVDVRLIAATNRDLAEEVRRGGFRSDLFYRLRVVSIEVPPLRERPEDIPELVKLFLSRAPKDSPVKGIEPDALQALVDNSWPGNIRELENCLEAALALARGPWLLRADLGLGDHSAPSATPPEGIELSLEAYEQRCLIDALKRVDGDVKRAAQLLGIGRSTLYRKLVHHNLNDS, from the coding sequence ATGTCGGACGAGAATCCAGTCGCTTCGCGGCGCCGCTCTTCAGCGCGACCGCGCGTGTTGGTCGCAGACGACGAACCTCGCCTGGTTCGCAGTCTGCGCCGACAGGTCGAAGGCGGCGGATACGAAGTTCTGGAGGCACCGGACGCCGCAAGCGTGCGCAAGCAACTCCGTCGGGATCCCGAAGTCGTTCTGCTCGATCTCAAACTGGGTGAGGCCTCCGGTCTCGAGCTCATTTCCGAGATCCGAGGAAGCTGCCCGCAGGCCGAGATCGTCGTGATCACGGGACATGCGAGTGTGGATTCCGTAGTTGCATGCATGCGTGCGGGAGCCTTCGACTACCTGGAAAAGCCATTCGGTGACCAGCATCGGGTACTTCAGACTCTCCAGCGTGCGCGTGAGTTTCGCGGTCTACGCATACGCAATCGCGAACTCGAGGGTGAACTCGACCGGCGTGCGGCGCTGGAGGGCATCATCGCGCGTTCCCAGCCCATGAAGCGCGTGGTCGACATGATTCGCGACCTGTCTTCGAATGAAAGCAATGTGCTCATCCAGGCCGAGAGCGGGACGGGCAAGGAACTGACCGCGCGCGCTCTGCACTCGACTTCGCCCAGAGGGGATGGACCGTTCGTGCCCGTCGATTGCGGTGCCTTGCCGGAAGGCATCATCGAGTCGGAACTCTTCGGTTACGAGCGCGGTGCTTTTACCGGTGCGGTTCGTGCGTCGGAGGGCTTGTTTCGCAGCGCCAATGGCGGGACGCTCTTTCTCGACGAAATCGGGGAACTCCCCGTCTCGCTTCAAGCCCGGCTCTTGCGCGTGATCCAGGAGCGCGAAGTCCGTCCGTTGGGCGCCACTGAATCCATTCCTGTCGACGTGCGCCTGATCGCGGCGACGAATCGCGATCTGGCCGAGGAAGTGCGCCGAGGTGGATTTCGCTCGGATCTGTTCTACCGGTTGCGGGTCGTATCGATCGAGGTGCCACCGCTGCGCGAGCGTCCAGAAGATATCCCGGAGCTGGTCAAGCTCTTCTTGTCCCGAGCTCCCAAGGATTCTCCCGTCAAAGGCATCGAACCGGATGCACTTCAGGCGTTGGTCGACAATTCCTGGCCGGGAAACATTCGCGAACTCGAGAACTGCCTCGAGGCAGCGCTCGCACTCGCCCGCGGTCCCTGGTTGCTTCGTGCGGACCTGGGCCTGGGCGATCACAGCGCGCCGAGTGCCACGCCTCCCGAGGGGATCGAGTTGTCACTCGAAGCCTACGAGCAACG
- a CDS encoding sigma-54-dependent Fis family transcriptional regulator, giving the protein MVRASVLVVDDDALYRKALTRYLEGEGLAVTAVGDPATGLEKLKQRPYDLVLTDLKMPGVNGVEFVRQVRAADPEAVCIVITGFGSPEHSIEAQEAGAFWFIAKDYDQIACLGPMLENALEFRRLRTSNRQLQRQLEVRFGFENIVGESDALRETLDIVQKVADTDATVLILGPSGAGKELVARALHFNSSRSEKPFVAVNCGAIPEELLESELFGHVRGAFTGALRDRIGRFSAANGGTLFLDEIGDMSPVLQTKLLRVIQEREFEPVGTSKPERVDVRIVAATNQDLPLLIQEKRFREDLYFRLSVVPVNVPSLRERRDDIPLLIEHFLALQRRDYPELKGVTTSAIKHMIEYDWPGNVRELQAMVERMSILKRSGWIDEEDLPTEILGHSSSLPSVALPEDGIDFDKVVGAVEADLITQALNATGWNKNRAANLLNLKRTTLVEKIRSKGLQPPE; this is encoded by the coding sequence GTGGTTCGAGCGTCTGTACTCGTTGTTGATGACGATGCGCTGTATCGAAAAGCGTTGACCCGGTATCTGGAAGGCGAAGGCCTTGCGGTTACGGCGGTTGGCGATCCTGCGACCGGACTCGAGAAACTCAAGCAGCGCCCCTACGACCTCGTCTTGACCGACCTGAAGATGCCAGGAGTGAACGGAGTTGAGTTCGTGCGCCAGGTGCGGGCAGCCGACCCGGAAGCCGTATGCATCGTAATCACGGGTTTCGGTTCTCCTGAGCATTCGATCGAAGCTCAGGAAGCGGGCGCATTCTGGTTCATTGCAAAAGACTACGACCAGATCGCCTGCCTTGGCCCCATGCTCGAAAACGCGCTCGAGTTCCGCCGACTGCGAACTTCGAACCGCCAGCTCCAGCGCCAGCTCGAGGTGCGCTTCGGCTTCGAGAACATCGTGGGCGAAAGCGACGCGCTGCGCGAAACACTCGACATCGTGCAGAAGGTTGCAGACACCGACGCCACCGTCCTGATCCTGGGGCCGAGCGGAGCGGGCAAAGAACTCGTGGCGCGCGCACTCCACTTCAACAGCTCGCGCTCGGAAAAACCGTTCGTCGCGGTCAACTGCGGCGCGATCCCCGAAGAACTGCTGGAGAGTGAACTCTTTGGGCACGTCCGGGGGGCCTTCACGGGGGCTCTGCGCGATCGCATCGGACGCTTCAGCGCGGCGAACGGCGGCACGCTTTTCCTGGACGAAATCGGCGATATGAGCCCCGTGCTGCAAACGAAGCTCTTGCGAGTGATCCAGGAGCGCGAATTCGAGCCCGTGGGCACCTCGAAACCCGAACGCGTGGATGTGCGAATCGTCGCCGCGACCAATCAAGACCTGCCGCTATTGATCCAGGAGAAGCGCTTCCGCGAAGACCTGTACTTCCGCTTGAGCGTCGTGCCTGTGAACGTGCCCTCGTTGCGGGAACGCCGCGATGACATCCCGTTGCTGATCGAGCATTTCCTGGCCCTGCAACGCCGGGACTACCCCGAGCTCAAGGGCGTCACGACGTCCGCCATCAAGCACATGATCGAGTACGACTGGCCGGGCAATGTGCGCGAACTACAGGCCATGGTTGAACGCATGAGCATCCTGAAGCGCAGCGGCTGGATCGACGAGGAGGATCTACCGACCGAGATCCTCGGCCACTCGAGTAGTCTTCCGAGTGTCGCACTGCCCGAAGACGGCATCGATTTCGACAAGGTAGTCGGTGCAGTCGAAGCCGATCTGATCACGCAGGCGCTGAATGCGACGGGCTGGAACAAGAACCGTGCGGCGAACCTGCTGAACCTGAAGCGCACGACACTCGTCGAGAAGATCCGCTCCAAGGGTCTCCAGCCTCCCGAATAA